A window of the Hypomesus transpacificus isolate Combined female chromosome 8, fHypTra1, whole genome shotgun sequence genome harbors these coding sequences:
- the sox17 gene encoding transcription factor SOX-17, translating to MSSPDAGYASDDQNQARSAMSIMMPGMGHGHCTWPTDSISPLGETKVKNESCASNSGNQNRGKSEPRIRRPMNAFMVWAKDERKRLAQQNPDLHNAELSKMLGKSWKALPVTEKRPFVEEAERLRVQHMQDHPNYKYRPRRRKQVKRIKRLDSGFLVHGVSDHQGASLGGDGRVCLEGLGLGYHEHSYQVPPQSLSHYRDAQALGGASYEAYSLPTPDTSPLDAVETDSMFYSPHSQEDCHVMPAYAYHSQGAEYPPQDHHTTNHHSTPLLHRHLSPAPEQAGQAGPLSPSFMGCPNPLAMYYSQHCNPSHPKRHAGHGAGQLSPPPDSHSHSADSVEHMHPSELLGEVDRSEFEQYLNSSSARADMPGLAYGAHEANMQGPESLISSVLSDASTAVYYCNYNNS from the exons ATGAGCAGTCCCGATGCGGGTTACGCCAGTGACGATCAAAACCAGGCAAGGAGTGCGATGTCAATCATGATGCCTGGAATGGGACACGGACACTGTACGTGGCCGACAGACTCTATCAGCCCTCTCGGGGAAACCAAAGTGAAAAACGAGTCGTGTGCATCCAACTCCGGGAACCAGAATCGTGGCAAGAGTGAGCCGAGGATCCGCCGACCCATGAACGCGTTCATGGTTTGGGCAAAGGATGAGCGCAAGCGGCTGGCGCAACAGAACCCGGACCTGCACAATGCGGAGTTGAGCAAAATGCTAG GAAAGTCATGGAAAGCCCTCCCTGTGACAGAGAAGCGGCCTTTTGTGGAGGAGGCGGAAAGGCTGCGGGTCCAACACATGCAGGACCACCCCAACTACAAGTACCGGCCCAGGCGGAGGAAGCAGGTCAAGAGGATTAAGCGTCTGGACTCTGGGTTCCTGGTTCACGGGGTGTCTGACCACCAGGGCGCCTCACTGGGTGGGGATGGCCGTGTCTGCCTGGAAGGACTGGGGCTGGGCTACCACGAGCACAGCTACCAGGTACCCCCACAGTCTCTCAGCCACTACCGTGATGCTCAGGCCCTGGGCGGGGCCTCTTACGAAGCCTACAGCCTGCCAACCCCCGACACCTCCCCGCTGGATGCTGTGGAAACAGACTCTATGTTCTACTCTCCGCACTCACAGGAGGACTGCCACGTGATGCCTGCGTACGCCTACCACTCACAGGGAGCAGAGTACCCACCCCAGGACCACCACACCACCAACCACCACagtacccccctcctccacagacacCTTTCCCCAGCCCCCGAGCAGGCAGGCCAAGCTGGCCCCCTGTCGCCATCCTTCATGGGCTGCCCCAACCCCCTGGCCATGTACTACAGCCAGCACTGCAATCCCAGTCACCCTAAACGCCACGCAGGCCACGGAGCAGGACAGCTCTCCCCCCCACCGGACTCCCACAGCCACTCAGCGGACAGCGTGGAGCACATGCACCCATCAGAGCTGCTGGGGGAGGTGGACCGCAGTGAGTTTGAGCAGTACTTGAACTCATCGTCGGCCCGGGCGGACATGCCAGGTCTGGCGTACGGAGCACATGAGGCCAACATGCAGGGACCCGAGAGCCTTATATCCTCAGTGCTCTCTGACGCCAGCACAGCTGTGTACTACTGTAACTACAACAACTCGTAg
- the LOC124470209 gene encoding regulator of G-protein signaling 20 — protein sequence MRAPAGITATDDTMPMGSERVEMRKRQMQIHQEAAASVLQTRHGMGAAPSNGSNACCFCWCCCCSCSCLTVRGEDERVQRTTYERRPEETCEDSPKPTLEDARSWSMSFEKLMKSAAGRGCFRQFLRTEFSEENIVFWLACEELKKETNKSVVEEKVRQIYEDFISILSPKEVSLDSHVREVINHNMLEPTSHTFEDAQQQIYTLMQRDSYPRYMNSSAYTDLLQSLAEPPPET from the exons ATGCGCGCTCCAGCTGGTATTACAGCCACTGACGACACCATG CCCATGGGGTCGGAGAGGGTGGAGATGCGAAAGAGACAGATGCAGATCCACCAGGAAGCAGCCGCCAGTGTCCTCCAAACTCGCCACGGGATGGGCGCCGCCCCCTCCAATGGTTCAAACGCCTGCTGcttctgctggtgctgctgctgtagcTGCTCCTG TCTGACTGTTAGGGGTGAAGATGAAAGGGTCCAGAGAACCACATATGAGAGGAGACCGGAGGAAACTTGTGAGGACAG CCCTAAACCCACACTTGAAGATGCGCGATCCTGGTCCATGTCGTTTGAGAAGCTGATGAAAAGTGCGGCTGGACGGGGCTGTTTCCGCCAGTTCCTGCGGACAGAGTTCAGCGAGGAGAACATCGTGTTCTGGCTGGCCTGCGAGGAGCTCAAGAAGGAGACCAATAAGAGCGTGGTGGAGGAAAAAGTGCGACAAATATACGAGGATTTCATCTCAATACTATCTCCTAAAGAG GTGAGTCTGGACTCACATGTTCGAGAAGTGATCAACCACAATATGCTGGAGCCCACTTCTCACACGTTCGAGGATGCCCAGCAGCAGATCTACACGCTGATGCAGAGAGACTCGTACCCGCGTTACATGAACTCCTCAGCGTACACAGATCTACTGCAGAGCCTGGCCGAGCCTCCACCTGAAACATAA
- the sox32 gene encoding SRY-box transcription factor 32 has product MYFDRNKKSDFDLCATKAIFESENFIAASSTSVTDVRSPGSGPSSPHSVNSDSSCSSTEAKSVEPRVRRPLNAFIIWTKDERRRLALLNPELENTDLSKILGKTWKAMSLAEKRPYMQEAERLRVQHTIDHPNYKYRPRRKKQSKKGFKAQTEEAPVFTVCTKGLTIQYDFNYSFQNQIYSAPSANFHDSSTHFSSMQGSFSTVSENPEPAADFSNKSLMFPSAPSYPAEPHMSYRSQQYVPQYGPTSPACPSHPGEQRESMPCVGQLNSTGPTLEFYLEQVQLDMLYDLDRSEFEQYLGPPSHKPEPMESSYHQQIRLRHV; this is encoded by the exons ATGTACTTTGATCGAAATAAAAAATCAGATTTTGATCTATGCGCAACCAAGGCAATATTTGAAAGCGAGAACTTCATTGCAGCGTCGTCCACCAGCGTTACAGACGTTCGGTCTCCAGGCTCCGGACCCTCCAGTCCGCACTCGGTAAACTCGGACTCCAGCTGCTCCAGTACGGAGGCTAAATCGGTGGAGCCTCGAGTAAGAAGGCCCTTGAATGCCTTCATCATCTGGACCAAGGACGAGCGCAGACGCCTGGCTCTGCTAAACCCGGAACTAGAGAATACCGACCTGAGCAAAATTCTCG GTAAAACATGGAAGGCCATGTCTTTGGCAGAGAAGCGCCCCTACATGCAGGAGGCTGAGCGTCTCAGAGTGCAGCACACCATCGACCACCCCAACTACAAGTACCGTCCTCGCAGGAAGAAGCAGTCCAAGAAGGGTTTCAAAGCCCAGACTGAGGAGGCCCCTGTGTTCACAGTCTGCACCAAGGGCCTCACCATACAATACGACTTCAACTACTCTTTTCAGAACCAAATATACTCTGCACCCTCAGCCAACTTCCATGACTCCTCCACCCACTTCTCCAGTATGCAAGGGTCCTTTTCAACTGTGTCGGAAAACCCAGAACCAGCAGCAGACTTTTCAAACAAGTCTCTGATGTTCCCCAGTGCTCCTTCCTACCCAGCAGAGCCTCATATGTCTTACCGCAGCCAGCAATACGTGCCTCAGTATGGACCTACCAGCCCTGCGTGCCCTAGCCAtccaggagagcagagggaaagTATGCCCTGTGTTGGACAGTTGAACTCTACAGGCCCTACCTTGGAGTTCTATCTTGAACAGGTCCAACTGGACATGCTCTATGATCTGGATCGAAGTGAGTTTGAACAGTACCTAGGCCCACCCTCACACAAACCAGAACCAATGGAATCAAGCTATCACCAACAGATCAGACTAAGACATGTTTAG
- the mrpl15 gene encoding 39S ribosomal protein L15, mitochondrial: protein MSLTKKPGGKALEVLQNLPRITLANIRAEPGTKKAEKKRGRGQHGGNRSGRGHKGERQRGNRPRLGFEGGQSPFYLSIPKYGYNEGHSRRPQYQPLSLKRLQYLIDLGRVDPTQPIDLTQLVNGRGLTIQPLKRDYGVQLVDEGADIFAAKINIEVQMASEGTIAAIERNGGVITTGFYDPRSLTVLCKPVPFFMTGQPIPKRILPGENLVPYYTDADNRGYLADPEKIQQARLALAKKYGYIIPDISKDELYHMLSMRKDVRQIFFGLSPGWVVNMAEKKILKPVDKELLRYYNS, encoded by the exons ATGTCTTTGACGAAAAAGCCGGGTGGGAAAGCGTTAGAGGTATTGCAAAACTTGCCCCGCATAACACTTGCCAATATACGGGCGGAACCCGGTACCAAAAAAGCA GAGAAAAAACGAGGCAGAGGTCAGCACGGAGGCAACAGAAGTGGCCGGGGTCacaaaggagagaggcagagaggcaatCGCCCCCGTCTGGGGTTTGAGGGGGGTCAATCTcccttctatctctctatccccAAATATGGTTACAATGAGGGCCACAG TCGCAGACCACAGTACCAGCCCCTGTCCCTGAAGAGGCTGCAGTACCTGATTGACTTGGGCCGAGTTGATCCCACTCAACCCATTGACCTGACACAGCTGGTCAACGGTAGGGGCTTGACCATTCAGCCCCTGAAGAGAGACTATGGTGTACAGCTTGTTGACGAG GGGGCTGATATTTTTGCTGCGAAAATCAACATTGAAGTTCAGATGGCATCAGAGGGCACCATTGCTGCCatagagagaaatggaggggtCATCACCACAGGGTTCTATGATCCCAGAAGTCTTA CGGTTCTTTGTAAGCCTGTCCCATTCTTTATGACCGGTCAGCCAATTCCAAAGAGGATTCTGCCAGGGGAGAACTTGGTCCCTTACTACACAGATGCCGATAACAGGGGTTACCTGGCGGACCCAGAGAAGATTCAACAAGCACGGTTGGCCCTGGCCAAGAAGTACGGCTACATTATTCCGGACATTTCCAAGGACGAGCTGTACCACATGCTCTCCATGAGGAAAGATGTGAGGCAGATCTTCTTTGGCCTTTCACCAGGATGGGTGGTCAATATGGCGGAGAAAAAGATCCTGAAACCTGTGGACAAGGAACTGCTCAGATATTACAACTCGTAA
- the lypla1 gene encoding acyl-protein thioesterase 1, with product MCGNNMSVPLPVIVPALRKATAAVIFLHGLGDTGHGWAEAFAEIRTSHVKYICPHAPIMPVTLNMNMSMPSWFDIIGLRTDAEEDESGIKKAAENIKALIDQEVKNGIPSHRIVLGGFSQGGALSLYTALTTQQKLAGVVALSCWLPLRSSFPQASANMVNKDIHFLQCHGEADPLVPLVFGSLTVEKLKTLVNPNNVTLKTYPRMPHSACSEEMMDIKQFIEKQLPPV from the exons ATGTGCGGCAATAATATGTCAGTTCCGTTGCCTGTTATTGTGCCTGCTTTACGAAAAGCTACTGCAGCG GTAATATTTCTTCATGGCTTGGGTGATACAGG TCATGGTTGGGCCGAGGCTTTTGCAGAGATCAGAACTTCACATGTGAAGTACATCTGTCCCCACGC GCCTATCATGCCTGTCACCTTAAACATGAACATGTCCATGCCCTCTTG GTTTGATATCATCGGGTTGAGGACAGATGCTGAGGAAGACGAGTCTGGGATAAAAAAAGCAGCAGAGAATA TTAAAGCGCTGATAGACCAGGAAGTCAAGAATGGAATTCCCTCCCACAGAATTGTCCTGGGTGGGTTTTCTCAG ggtggagCCCTGTCTCTCTACACAGCCCTGACGACTCAGCAGAAGCTAGCAGGAGTTGTGGCTCTGAGCTGCTGGCTGCCTCTACGCAGCTCCTTTCCTCAG GCTTCGGCTAATATGGTCAACAAAGACATTCATTTCCTCCAATGCCACGGTGAGGCGGACCCTCTGGTGCCGTTAGTATTCGGTAGTCTGACGGTAGAAAAGCTGAAGACTCTTGTCAACCCAAACAACGTCACCTTGAAGACCTATCCCAGAATGCCTCACAGTGCCTGTTCTGAG GAAATGATGGATATTAAGCAGTTCATTGAGAAGCAGCTTCCTCCAGTTTAG